From Lolium perenne isolate Kyuss_39 chromosome 5, Kyuss_2.0, whole genome shotgun sequence, a single genomic window includes:
- the LOC139831658 gene encoding uncharacterized protein has protein sequence MPAQNFTLFLLFLEQVTADTRKALFEELLWEHRELAEAHDKCQVIPEASIDALKEQLATAQREKDELSRQHQEELNALKTSYQELKSQLIQLGLDHAKALKAAEVTAAAKLDEALENACNATVVLRAELEEMTKARKGAEEKAARLEEGHKECDQLILQTDTLALRLFPDSQRYAVKKVDAQRKDKGQADLTVPWTPKDHLVALNARVSHMRCIDRNLSDIPDVATQLYRTLWPGEEVPDTFSLINDRLKGAGRRIREWQCSAARAGADSALRVACSWYPELNLDALTGVREGAETDLDPILSAKRQDRAYRIAEYADMRTFIPPPPGVTDYLDEEEGEAEEEVLGDAGAGDAPPEAPAA, from the exons atgccag cacaaaattttaccttatttcttctttttcttgaacaggtcaccgctgacactcggaaggccctcttcgaggagcttttatgggagcaccgggagctcgctgaggcacatgacaagtgccaag tgatcccggaagcttccatcgatgctctcaaggagcagctcgccacggcccaac gggagaaggatgagctcagccggcagcaccaggaggagctaaacgccctcaagaccagctaccaggagctcaagtctcagttgattcagctggggcttgaccacgccaaggccctcaaggccgctgaagtgaccgcagcggccaagttggacgaggctctggagaatgcctgcaatgccactgtggtgttgcgggcagagctggaggagatgaccaaggcccggaagggtgccgaggagaaggccgcgcggctggaggaggggcacaaggagtgcgatcagctgatcctgcagaccgacacacttgccctcc gcctctttccggactcgcagaggtatgccgtcaagaaggtcgacgcgcagcgcaaggacaaaggccaagcggatcttaccgtgccatggacgcccaaggaccatctggtcgcgcttaacgcgcgggtgtcccatatgcgctgcatagaccgcaatctttcggacatccctgatgtagctacccagctatacaggactttatggcctggcgaggaggtgccggacaccttctccctcatcaacgaccgcctgaaaggtgccggcaggaggatccgcgagtggcagtgctctgctgcccgcgctggagcggactccgccctccgcgtcgcctgctcctggtacccggagctcaatctggacgcccttaccggcgtgcgcgaaggcgcagaaacggatctggacccgatcctctccgccaagcggcaggatcgcgcgtaccgcatcgcggagtatgccgacatgcgcaccttcatccctccccctcctggcgtcacggattatctcgacgaggaggagggtgaagccgaagaagaggtcctgggcgatgctggtgccggcgatgctcctccggaagcccctgctgcatga